The genomic segment CTGGGCTGGGCTTATTCTTGCCAGACAATATCGACCGAGATCTCCACAGCTGGAATCGTTCCTCTGTTCTCAAGCCAGTGTAAGGTGTTCCTATCCTCCGGCCAACCCACTCCCAGCCCATAGTCCGTAGCGACTCCATTTCGATGGTC from the Anaerolineales bacterium genome contains:
- a CDS encoding cupin: DHRNGVATDYGLGVGWPEDRNTLHWLENRGTIPAVEISVDIVWQE